One genomic region from Anopheles bellator chromosome 2, idAnoBellAS_SP24_06.2, whole genome shotgun sequence encodes:
- the LOC131208793 gene encoding innexin inx3 isoform X1 encodes MAVFGLVSAVAGFVKVRYLADKAIIDNIVFRCHYRITSAILFACCIIVTANNLIGDPISCINDGAVPGHVINTYCWITYTFTLPGQHGRKLGTEVAHSGLGNDNQERTYHSYYQWVPFMLFFQGLLFYVPHWIWKNWEEGRMRMITEGMRGVSAASPVERKDRHERLAQYMYDSINTHNTYSFGYFICEMLNFINVVGNIFFVDKFLGGAFLTYGSDVLKFSGMNQENRSDPMIEIFPRVTKCTFHKYGASGSIQKHDALCVLALNILNEKIYIFLWFWFIVLAVASGLAIIYSAAIVMMPTTREAVLKRRFRCAKPSDICNLIRRVQIGDFLMIHLLGQNLNVTSFSEMLHTFMGLLDEQPMPGDTPSAPSTLEMAPMYPAIEKYDKEKEVMHQDYEA; translated from the exons ATGGCAGTGTTTGGGCTCGTGTCGGCCGTTGCCGGCTTCGTGAAGGTGCGCTACCTGGCCGATAAGGCGATCATCGATAACATCGTGTTCCGGTGTCACTACCGCATAACCAGCGCCATCCTGTTCGCCTGCTGCATCATCGTCACGGCGAACAACCTGATTGGCGATCCGATCTCGTGCATCAACGATGGTGCCGTTCCCGGGCACGTGATCAACACGTACTGCTGGATCACGTACACGTTCACGCTGCCGGGCCAGCACGGCCGCAAGCTCGGCACCGAGGTGGCCCACTCCGGGCTCGGCAACGACAACCAGGAGCGCACCTACCACAGCTACTACCAGTGGGTGCCGTTCATGCTGTTCTTCCAGGGGCTGCTCTTCTACGTGCCCCACTGGATCTGGAAGAACTGGGAGGAGGGTCGCATGCGCATGATCACCGAGGGTATGCGCGGCGTATCGGCAGCGAGTCCGGTCGAGCGGAAGGACCGCCACGAGCGGCTGGCCCAGTACATGTACGACAGCATCAATACGCACAACACCTACTCGTTCGGGTACTTCATCTGCGAGATGCTCAACTTCATCAACGTG GTCGGTAACATCTTCTTCGTCGACAAGTTCCTGGGCGGCGCCTTTCTGACCTACGGCTCCGATGTGCTGAAGTTCTCCGGCATGAACCAGgaaaaccgatccgatccgatgataGAG ATATTCCCACGGGTCACCAAGTGTACGTTCCACAAGTACGGTGCATCGGGCAGCATCCAGAAGCACGATGCACTCTGCGTGCTGGCGTTGAACATTCTCAACGAAAAGATCTACATCTTCCTGTG GTTCTGGTTCATCGTGCTGGCGGTCGCGTCCGGGCTAGCCATCATCTATTCGGCCGCCATCGTGATGATGCCCACGACACGGGAAGCAGTCCTGAAGCGCCGGTTCCGCTGTGCGAAACCCTCCGACATCTGCAACCTCATCCGTCGCGTTCAAATCGGCGATTTCCTCATGATCCATCTGCTTGGCCAGAACCTCAACGTGACCTCGTTCAGCGAAATGCTGCACACCTTCATGGGCCTGCTGGACGAACAGCCGATGCCGGGCGACACACCGTCGGCACCGTCGACCCTTGAGATGGCACCGATGTATCCGGCGATCGAGAAATACG ACAAGGAGAAAGAGGTTATGCACCAGGACTACGAAGCATAA
- the LOC131208793 gene encoding innexin inx3 isoform X2 has protein sequence MAVFGLVSAVAGFVKVRYLADKAIIDNIVFRCHYRITSAILFACCIIVTANNLIGDPISCINDGAVPGHVINTYCWITYTFTLPGQHGRKLGTEVAHSGLGNDNQERTYHSYYQWVPFMLFFQGLLFYVPHWIWKNWEEGRMRMITEGMRGVSAASPVERKDRHERLAQYMYDSINTHNTYSFGYFICEMLNFINVVGNIFFVDKFLGGAFLTYGSDVLKFSGMNQENRSDPMIEIFPRVTKCTFHKYGASGSIQKHDALCVLALNILNEKIYIFLWFWFIVLAVASGLAIIYSAAIVMMPTTREAVLKRRFRCAKPSDICNLIRRVQIGDFLMIHLLGQNLNVTSFSEMLHTFMGLLDEQPMPGDTPSAPSTLEMAPMYPAIEKYGKETET, from the exons ATGGCAGTGTTTGGGCTCGTGTCGGCCGTTGCCGGCTTCGTGAAGGTGCGCTACCTGGCCGATAAGGCGATCATCGATAACATCGTGTTCCGGTGTCACTACCGCATAACCAGCGCCATCCTGTTCGCCTGCTGCATCATCGTCACGGCGAACAACCTGATTGGCGATCCGATCTCGTGCATCAACGATGGTGCCGTTCCCGGGCACGTGATCAACACGTACTGCTGGATCACGTACACGTTCACGCTGCCGGGCCAGCACGGCCGCAAGCTCGGCACCGAGGTGGCCCACTCCGGGCTCGGCAACGACAACCAGGAGCGCACCTACCACAGCTACTACCAGTGGGTGCCGTTCATGCTGTTCTTCCAGGGGCTGCTCTTCTACGTGCCCCACTGGATCTGGAAGAACTGGGAGGAGGGTCGCATGCGCATGATCACCGAGGGTATGCGCGGCGTATCGGCAGCGAGTCCGGTCGAGCGGAAGGACCGCCACGAGCGGCTGGCCCAGTACATGTACGACAGCATCAATACGCACAACACCTACTCGTTCGGGTACTTCATCTGCGAGATGCTCAACTTCATCAACGTG GTCGGTAACATCTTCTTCGTCGACAAGTTCCTGGGCGGCGCCTTTCTGACCTACGGCTCCGATGTGCTGAAGTTCTCCGGCATGAACCAGgaaaaccgatccgatccgatgataGAG ATATTCCCACGGGTCACCAAGTGTACGTTCCACAAGTACGGTGCATCGGGCAGCATCCAGAAGCACGATGCACTCTGCGTGCTGGCGTTGAACATTCTCAACGAAAAGATCTACATCTTCCTGTG GTTCTGGTTCATCGTGCTGGCGGTCGCGTCCGGGCTAGCCATCATCTATTCGGCCGCCATCGTGATGATGCCCACGACACGGGAAGCAGTCCTGAAGCGCCGGTTCCGCTGTGCGAAACCCTCCGACATCTGCAACCTCATCCGTCGCGTTCAAATCGGCGATTTCCTCATGATCCATCTGCTTGGCCAGAACCTCAACGTGACCTCGTTCAGCGAAATGCTGCACACCTTCATGGGCCTGCTGGACGAACAGCCGATGCCGGGCGACACACCGTCGGCACCGTCGACCCTTGAGATGGCACCGATGTATCCGGCGATCGAGAAATACGGTAAAGAAACTGAAACCTAG